Proteins from a genomic interval of Caldicellulosiruptor diazotrophicus:
- a CDS encoding ATP-binding protein, with the protein MTRSIESRLILVFGLLILMVMFISSFFIIDRTKNYFYEDVQKKIEFMVNSSLIRLLEDKNLPQQKIQTIVDQSMKESQYGFMIQKLIVTDSRGKVLASFPRMDISFFPSDEILTSLAGYKVVKQEVEDQAMVFAFPIKSGRSVERALYLEVSVQNILATVTDIKNILLMAYIVAMIFSLFIGFLFAKTLSNPLRKLTKQALEMAEGNLDVKIEISSQDEIGKLASAFKVMATNVKKYISELEFEKQKLERILQNMSDGVLAVNSKNEIIHINESAKKFLKGDVERFLVHVQSDKNKDFTQNIYEVDGWTIEINTATFIDSYQGTGTIFILHDITQQAKLDRMRKQFVADVSHELRTPITTIKTYSETLLDVDDEAVKREFLGVVIKECDRMTRLISDLLYLSRLDSGENILKVEEINVSELVRFVCEKMRIHAKKKNQSLLCCAEENVVITADRDRLEQVLINLINNAIVYVQEGGQIEVKLEKNEEHVKITVKDNGPGIPEDDLPRIFERFYRVDKARSRSLGGSGLGLSIADEIVKAHGGRILVDSKEGVGTTFTVVLPVKRSV; encoded by the coding sequence ATGACAAGAAGCATAGAAAGCAGGCTCATACTTGTTTTTGGACTTTTAATTTTGATGGTTATGTTTATATCAAGTTTTTTCATCATAGACAGGACAAAAAACTACTTTTATGAAGATGTCCAGAAAAAGATTGAGTTTATGGTAAACTCATCACTCATCAGGCTTTTAGAGGATAAAAACCTGCCGCAGCAGAAAATCCAAACTATCGTTGACCAGTCGATGAAAGAAAGTCAGTACGGGTTTATGATTCAAAAACTTATTGTGACAGATAGCAGAGGGAAGGTTCTTGCATCTTTCCCGAGGATGGATATTAGCTTTTTCCCGTCAGATGAGATTTTGACAAGCCTTGCGGGCTACAAGGTTGTAAAGCAGGAAGTAGAGGACCAGGCGATGGTTTTTGCATTCCCGATAAAAAGTGGCAGGTCGGTAGAAAGGGCACTGTATTTGGAGGTATCTGTTCAGAATATTCTTGCAACTGTGACTGACATCAAAAACATACTTCTGATGGCTTATATTGTTGCCATGATATTTTCACTCTTTATTGGTTTTCTATTTGCAAAGACTCTTTCAAACCCACTCAGAAAACTTACCAAGCAGGCACTTGAGATGGCAGAAGGAAATCTTGATGTGAAGATTGAAATTTCAAGCCAGGATGAGATTGGTAAGCTTGCAAGTGCTTTTAAGGTCATGGCGACAAATGTAAAAAAATATATATCAGAACTTGAATTTGAAAAGCAAAAGCTTGAAAGAATTCTTCAGAACATGTCGGATGGAGTTTTGGCTGTAAACTCTAAAAATGAAATCATTCATATCAATGAGAGTGCAAAAAAGTTTTTGAAAGGTGATGTTGAAAGGTTTTTAGTACATGTTCAAAGTGACAAAAATAAGGACTTTACCCAGAACATATATGAAGTTGATGGATGGACGATTGAGATCAATACAGCAACTTTTATAGATTCATACCAAGGTACTGGTACAATATTTATCCTTCACGATATAACTCAGCAGGCAAAACTTGATAGAATGCGAAAACAGTTTGTTGCAGATGTGTCTCATGAGCTTAGAACTCCAATCACAACCATCAAGACATATTCTGAAACTCTTTTGGATGTTGATGATGAGGCTGTGAAAAGAGAGTTTTTGGGTGTGGTCATAAAAGAGTGTGATAGGATGACAAGGCTTATTTCTGATCTTTTGTATCTTTCTCGACTTGACAGTGGGGAGAATATTTTAAAGGTTGAAGAGATAAATGTTAGTGAACTTGTAAGGTTTGTATGTGAAAAGATGAGGATTCATGCAAAGAAGAAAAACCAGAGTCTTTTATGTTGTGCAGAAGAGAACGTGGTAATTACAGCCGATAGAGACAGGCTTGAACAGGTGCTGATAAATCTTATAAACAACGCCATTGTCTATGTTCAAGAAGGCGGGCAAATAGAGGTTAAGCTTGAAAAGAATGAGGAGCATGTTAAGATAACTGTAAAGGACAACGGGCCAGGAATTCCTGAAGATGATCTTCCGCGTATATTTGAAAGGTTTTACAGGGTTGACAAGGCAAGGTCGCGAAGCCTTGGCGGTAGCGGGCTTGGTCTTTCGATTGCTGATGAGATTGTAAAGGCACACGGCGGGAGAATTTTGGTTGATAGCAAAGAAGGGGTTGGTACAACCTTTACTGTTGTGCTTCCGGTAAAAAGAAGTGTGTAA
- the yycH gene encoding two-component system activity regulator YycH gives MRKSKVEVIKSIVLSILVILSIYLYYKVYFDYKVEDIVKAVDIYQNSQSDQELLKRARKILASPKEMYLNISKNVAVRVLSNQEQYSQVVLKLVEGIEKLLIKKEFEISLKNISTNFFKQKRVLILDFGYKINFNIFLYELAKRNIGRETQGFEFNMIFIEENDKNTILYFFNSQKQSSVVMKFPQFGFMPLEDSIEKELKLVYSWSDSLGFTEIANKDILIPVEFSDVQFSEIKTSESSYKKDLIVRRLFPDTILTRKNILKNGDMVITDERRTLQLKNDGRFVFEYSESVFGEKVDSISDALMFFLRTFYTGEDLRICKVEFKNDGDFKVYLMTRANGIDVVAGDEEFCAKIEVRGGRLQEISGYLFDMLRVRTSQIKVDGIAAIDTIKERKGDIFIEEIDLEYISGGASLYPYWKINTQSGVVYVETIK, from the coding sequence ATGAGAAAAAGTAAAGTAGAAGTTATAAAAAGCATAGTGCTGAGTATACTTGTTATACTCAGCATTTATTTGTATTACAAGGTTTATTTTGACTACAAGGTTGAAGACATTGTAAAAGCAGTTGACATTTATCAGAATTCTCAGTCAGATCAGGAACTTTTGAAAAGGGCAAGGAAAATTCTGGCGTCTCCAAAGGAGATGTACTTAAACATTTCTAAAAATGTAGCTGTAAGAGTGCTAAGTAATCAAGAACAATATTCGCAGGTGGTTTTAAAACTTGTAGAAGGAATTGAAAAATTGCTTATAAAAAAAGAGTTTGAAATAAGTTTAAAAAATATTTCTACCAACTTTTTTAAACAAAAAAGAGTTTTAATTTTAGACTTTGGATATAAAATAAACTTTAATATCTTTTTGTATGAACTGGCAAAAAGAAATATTGGAAGGGAGACGCAAGGTTTTGAGTTTAACATGATTTTTATTGAGGAAAATGACAAAAATACGATACTTTACTTTTTCAACTCTCAAAAGCAAAGTTCAGTTGTTATGAAATTTCCCCAATTTGGCTTTATGCCTTTGGAAGATTCGATTGAGAAGGAACTAAAGCTTGTATATTCATGGTCAGACAGTCTTGGATTTACTGAGATTGCCAATAAAGATATTTTGATACCGGTTGAGTTTTCAGATGTTCAATTTTCTGAGATAAAGACAAGTGAGAGTAGCTACAAAAAAGATCTGATTGTGCGACGACTTTTTCCAGATACAATCTTGACAAGAAAAAATATATTGAAAAATGGTGATATGGTAATAACAGATGAAAGAAGAACTCTTCAGCTAAAGAATGATGGAAGATTTGTTTTTGAATACTCGGAAAGTGTCTTTGGCGAAAAGGTTGACTCTATTTCTGATGCACTTATGTTTTTCTTGAGAACATTTTACACAGGAGAGGATTTAAGGATTTGTAAAGTTGAATTTAAAAACGATGGTGATTTTAAGGTATATCTTATGACAAGAGCAAATGGCATTGATGTGGTTGCAGGAGATGAAGAATTTTGTGCTAAGATTGAAGTGCGAGGTGGAAGGCTACAAGAAATTTCGGGGTATCTTTTTGACATGCTTAGGGTAAGGACCTCTCAGATAAAGGTTGACGGTATTGCAGCAATTGACACTATAAAGGAAAGAAAAGGAGATATTTTTATAGAAGAGATAGACCTTGAATATATTTCGGGTGGGGCAAGCTTATACCCTTACTGGAAGATAAATACCCAGAGCGGGGTTGTATATGTTGAGACAATAAAGTAG
- a CDS encoding ABC transporter permease, which yields MESAISPNMQQSRKSSFRKFLHKLNEQKYLQAMAIPGVIWMIIFNYIPMYGIIIAFKEYDITLGFNRSPWVGLANFKEFFADERFWLIIKNTVGISFFKLLVGFPLPILFAVLLNELVSVRFKRTVQTISYLPHFISWVVLGGILMNWLSETGLINIILTKLGILKQPIAFLAEPKYFWGITVVSEVWKELGWNAIIYLAAIAGIDPELYEAATVDGAGRFTKMFKITIPCISGTIAIMFILAVSGLMNSNFDQIFVLRNPLNADASDVIDIYVYRMGIEAFRFSYATAIGLFKSIIALMLLLTANTLTKKLTDKSLF from the coding sequence ATGGAATCAGCTATCTCACCAAATATGCAGCAAAGCCGTAAAAGTAGTTTTAGAAAATTTTTGCACAAATTAAATGAACAAAAATACCTTCAGGCAATGGCGATACCCGGTGTAATTTGGATGATAATTTTTAACTATATACCAATGTATGGAATCATAATTGCATTTAAAGAATATGATATTACGCTGGGGTTTAATAGGTCACCATGGGTTGGGTTAGCAAACTTTAAAGAATTCTTTGCTGATGAAAGGTTTTGGCTAATTATCAAAAATACTGTTGGTATAAGTTTTTTCAAGCTTTTAGTAGGATTTCCATTACCAATTTTGTTTGCTGTGCTTTTAAATGAACTTGTATCTGTGAGATTTAAAAGAACTGTTCAAACAATATCATACCTGCCTCACTTTATCTCTTGGGTTGTACTTGGTGGAATACTTATGAACTGGCTGTCTGAAACAGGTCTTATAAATATAATTTTGACCAAATTAGGAATACTAAAGCAACCAATAGCTTTTTTAGCAGAACCCAAATATTTTTGGGGAATAACAGTTGTATCTGAGGTTTGGAAAGAGCTTGGTTGGAATGCGATAATATACTTAGCAGCAATTGCTGGAATTGACCCCGAACTTTATGAAGCAGCAACAGTTGATGGGGCGGGAAGATTCACAAAGATGTTTAAGATAACCATACCGTGTATCTCTGGTACAATTGCTATTATGTTTATTTTGGCAGTAAGTGGGCTTATGAACTCCAACTTTGACCAGATTTTTGTTCTCAGAAATCCACTTAATGCTGACGCTTCTGACGTTATTGATATATATGTTTATCGAATGGGGATAGAAGCTTTCAGGTTCTCATATGCAACTGCAATTGGTCTTTTTAAGTCAATAATTGCGCTAATGTTATTACTTACAGCTAATACTTTAACAAAGAAACTTACAGACAAATCACTATTTTAA
- a CDS encoding carbohydrate ABC transporter permease, with the protein MKIKSSVGDRVFNIVNVTLMIIICFLTLYPVWYIIVYSFNEGKDAMLGGIYFWPRKFTLDNYKTVFSNSDITTAFMVTVARTVITTTLHVFFTSMVAYAFLRKELMGRKIYMAMGTVTLFFGGGLIPYFLLIKSLGLYNTFWVYVIPGMFNFYNLIIFQAFFRELPIELEESAKIDGANDFVIFTRIILPLSTPVLATIALFVGVYNWNDYFMGVIFINNPKLQPIQTFLYKVIAQVTSNQMLAYAPGGIATRNVTSQSLKMATMVITTMPIVCVYPFLQKYFVKGLLIGAIKG; encoded by the coding sequence ATGAAAATTAAATCTTCAGTTGGAGATAGAGTGTTTAATATAGTCAATGTCACACTTATGATTATTATCTGTTTTTTAACATTATATCCAGTTTGGTACATTATAGTATATTCATTTAACGAAGGAAAGGATGCGATGCTTGGCGGTATCTATTTTTGGCCGCGCAAGTTTACGTTAGATAATTACAAAACAGTATTTAGCAATAGCGACATCACAACAGCATTTATGGTAACAGTAGCAAGAACTGTTATAACAACTACGCTGCACGTATTTTTTACTTCAATGGTTGCATATGCGTTCTTAAGAAAAGAGCTTATGGGAAGAAAGATTTACATGGCAATGGGAACAGTAACCCTCTTTTTTGGAGGAGGTCTTATACCGTACTTCCTACTTATTAAAAGTTTGGGGCTATACAATACATTTTGGGTATATGTAATACCTGGAATGTTCAACTTTTACAATCTCATTATATTTCAGGCCTTTTTCAGAGAACTTCCAATTGAACTTGAAGAGTCTGCTAAAATCGATGGTGCCAATGATTTTGTTATATTCACAAGGATAATTTTACCACTTTCAACACCAGTTTTGGCAACAATAGCACTCTTTGTTGGTGTTTATAACTGGAATGACTATTTCATGGGTGTTATTTTTATCAATAACCCAAAACTGCAACCCATCCAGACATTTTTGTACAAGGTAATAGCGCAGGTTACTTCAAACCAGATGCTTGCTTATGCCCCAGGTGGGATTGCAACACGAAATGTAACTTCTCAATCGTTAAAGATGGCAACTATGGTTATAACCACAATGCCAATTGTATGTGTATACCCGTTTTTACAGAAATATTTTGTTAAAGGACTTTTAATAGGTGCAATAAAAGGATAA
- a CDS encoding extracellular solute-binding protein — MLLVLAFVVSIIPIAVSSAASSVKPGWKEDAKKPITFDWYINFSWFGTKWGGNAVSDYVTKKTGVKINFIVPAGNENEKLNVMIASNTLPDFITLGWWEEAVRKMISGKLVYALDELAKKYDPYFFTVANKQRLGWYTQPDGHVYGYPNASYTPDDFKNPKLKIYSNQTFLVRKDMYEALGKPDMRKPDTFLKALADAKKKFPTVNGQPLIPIGFHEFTDTGCYSFETYLWNFLALPRERNGKLYDVRENPEYIRWLKTFNEAYRRGLIAKDVFIDKRAQMEEKIAQGRYFSMIYQRTDFVAQQQELYKKNPNMIYIAVDGPANSKLEKPKLAGPGIAGWTLTMISKNNKDPKRAIRFMSYWLSPEGQKDFYLGPKGVTWDVINGKEQFKPEVVKLMQTDRPTFDKKYGAELTYWMLGDWPYVSQWDPGMPPYLQQMADWTVGKTVSYAQYDGLDPAADSPEGVIARKVALKWGQVLPKLIMAKSSSEFDKIFKEFVDYKKQVGYDKVLAYMQKKLEENKKKLGLK; from the coding sequence ATGTTGCTTGTGTTGGCCTTTGTTGTAAGTATAATTCCTATTGCTGTAAGTTCAGCAGCAAGTTCTGTCAAGCCTGGTTGGAAGGAAGATGCCAAAAAACCAATAACATTTGACTGGTACATCAACTTTTCGTGGTTTGGAACAAAGTGGGGTGGAAATGCAGTTTCTGATTATGTTACTAAAAAGACTGGTGTAAAGATTAACTTTATTGTTCCAGCAGGAAATGAAAACGAAAAGTTAAATGTTATGATTGCGTCAAATACACTACCAGACTTTATAACTCTTGGCTGGTGGGAAGAAGCTGTAAGAAAAATGATATCAGGAAAACTTGTATATGCTTTGGATGAACTTGCAAAGAAGTATGACCCATATTTCTTCACTGTTGCAAATAAACAGAGGCTTGGATGGTACACACAGCCAGATGGTCATGTTTATGGCTATCCAAATGCTTCCTATACACCAGATGATTTTAAAAATCCAAAACTTAAAATATATTCTAACCAGACATTCTTAGTCAGAAAGGACATGTACGAAGCTCTTGGTAAGCCTGATATGAGGAAACCAGACACATTCTTAAAAGCGTTAGCTGATGCTAAGAAGAAATTCCCAACAGTAAATGGTCAGCCTCTTATCCCGATCGGGTTCCATGAATTCACAGATACAGGGTGTTATTCGTTTGAAACATATTTATGGAATTTTTTAGCACTTCCACGTGAGAGAAACGGGAAACTCTATGATGTAAGAGAAAATCCGGAATATATAAGATGGCTCAAAACATTTAACGAAGCATACAGAAGAGGATTAATAGCAAAAGACGTATTTATTGACAAAAGAGCACAGATGGAAGAAAAGATTGCCCAAGGCAGATACTTTAGTATGATTTATCAGAGGACAGACTTTGTTGCTCAGCAGCAAGAGCTATACAAGAAGAATCCAAACATGATATATATCGCAGTTGATGGTCCTGCAAACTCGAAACTTGAAAAACCAAAGCTTGCAGGTCCTGGCATTGCAGGTTGGACTCTCACCATGATTTCAAAGAACAACAAAGATCCAAAAAGAGCTATAAGATTTATGAGCTACTGGCTCAGCCCAGAAGGTCAAAAAGATTTCTATCTTGGGCCAAAAGGTGTAACATGGGATGTTATTAATGGCAAAGAGCAGTTCAAGCCAGAGGTAGTAAAACTTATGCAGACAGACAGACCAACATTTGACAAAAAATATGGTGCAGAGCTTACCTACTGGATGCTTGGTGATTGGCCATATGTATCGCAATGGGATCCAGGTATGCCACCATACCTGCAACAGATGGCAGACTGGACAGTCGGCAAGACTGTAAGCTATGCGCAGTATGATGGGCTTGACCCAGCTGCTGACTCACCCGAAGGTGTTATTGCAAGAAAAGTTGCACTCAAGTGGGGGCAAGTATTGCCAAAACTTATAATGGCAAAATCAAGCTCAGAATTTGATAAAATATTCAAAGAATTTGTTGATTACAAAAAACAAGTGGGTTATGACAAAGTTCTTGCATATATGCAGAAGAAGCTTGAAGAAAATAAAAAGAAGTTAGGGCTCAAATAA
- a CDS encoding sensor histidine kinase, producing the protein MKLKKIQMFLKEFFKLNVRQKLILTYILVVAIPLSVLQINAFYKVRLMTEKEYINNINFEVHKLKGDILKNVEQFIKATQFVLNNQEFIDFVSNYQERNIDEIYTFKINVLDKIEYLQYVNFNINRVRFFTNNNYIPEVWPTLYQIDRLKNLSFMKGFLNDNSENTLWKFDNLDVLGPPLNHEERVVSLYTKVNDLMGNLIGVIEVNMKMDEFFAGELLRQNNNSILIVESENGERIFSQDTDELLKRFKINRINLINILKKSTTFKKDQGIVRLKIGKKPAAFVFCSLNVPSIKIFKIIFFDDLANKINKITFQMLWQVLILIFASSLLIFILITLILRKLKQIITSMRAVENGNFDIHIDIKGDDEIDELAQHFLKMVEKLKTLIGETVRREVAQKDAQIKALQSQINAHFIYNVLENIKMMAEYAENYEVANAITRLGKMMRYNMSWKRKFVTIKEELENIQNYISLMNIRYDNQIKLTTNVDESVLEFEIPKLILQPVVENAINHGIEPKGEGGSIFIDISKIGEFIVISVIDDGLGIEEEKLKLLQQAIDGEEDIECFSGQGIALKNVNERIKIAYGKDYGLKIESKKGEFTKVTITLPYNSI; encoded by the coding sequence ATGAAATTAAAGAAAATTCAAATGTTTTTGAAAGAATTCTTTAAACTAAATGTAAGACAAAAATTAATTTTGACGTATATTTTAGTTGTTGCAATTCCACTTTCGGTTTTACAGATAAATGCATTTTATAAAGTTAGGTTAATGACAGAAAAGGAATACATAAATAACATAAATTTTGAAGTTCACAAATTAAAAGGAGATATTTTAAAAAATGTCGAACAATTCATAAAAGCAACACAATTTGTTCTTAATAATCAGGAATTTATAGATTTTGTTTCAAACTACCAAGAGAGAAATATTGACGAGATTTACACATTTAAGATAAATGTGCTTGATAAAATTGAATACCTCCAATATGTCAATTTTAATATAAATCGTGTTAGATTTTTTACAAACAACAATTACATACCTGAAGTTTGGCCTACATTATACCAAATAGATAGATTAAAAAATCTTTCTTTTATGAAAGGTTTTTTGAATGACAATTCTGAAAATACACTCTGGAAATTTGATAATCTTGATGTTCTTGGTCCACCATTAAACCATGAAGAAAGGGTGGTTTCACTTTATACAAAGGTTAATGACTTGATGGGGAATTTAATTGGTGTAATAGAGGTTAATATGAAAATGGACGAGTTTTTTGCAGGAGAACTTTTAAGGCAGAACAATAACTCTATTTTAATTGTGGAATCAGAAAATGGCGAAAGAATATTTAGCCAAGACACTGATGAGCTTTTAAAGCGTTTTAAAATAAATAGAATCAATTTAATAAATATCCTTAAAAAAAGTACAACATTTAAAAAAGATCAAGGAATAGTAAGATTAAAAATAGGGAAAAAACCTGCTGCATTTGTTTTTTGTTCACTGAATGTACCATCTATTAAAATTTTTAAAATTATCTTTTTTGATGACCTTGCCAATAAAATAAATAAAATAACATTTCAAATGTTATGGCAGGTGTTAATTCTAATATTTGCATCATCATTATTGATTTTTATATTGATAACACTAATTTTGAGAAAATTGAAGCAAATTATCACAAGCATGAGAGCAGTAGAAAATGGAAATTTTGATATTCATATAGATATAAAAGGAGATGATGAGATAGATGAACTTGCTCAGCATTTTCTCAAAATGGTTGAAAAACTTAAAACTCTCATTGGAGAGACAGTCAGAAGAGAGGTTGCACAAAAAGATGCTCAGATAAAAGCATTGCAGTCACAGATAAATGCCCATTTTATCTATAACGTTCTTGAAAATATCAAAATGATGGCGGAATACGCTGAAAACTATGAGGTTGCTAATGCTATTACCAGACTTGGTAAAATGATGAGATACAACATGAGCTGGAAAAGAAAGTTTGTAACTATTAAAGAAGAACTTGAAAATATTCAAAATTATATTTCTCTTATGAACATAAGATATGACAATCAAATAAAACTTACTACAAATGTAGATGAAAGCGTATTAGAGTTTGAAATACCAAAACTTATACTTCAGCCTGTGGTTGAAAATGCAATAAACCATGGAATAGAACCCAAAGGAGAGGGTGGAAGCATATTTATTGATATAAGTAAAATTGGGGAATTTATTGTCATTTCAGTAATTGATGATGGACTTGGCATTGAAGAAGAAAAACTGAAATTACTTCAACAAGCAATAGATGGAGAAGAAGATATTGAATGTTTTTCTGGGCAGGGAATTGCTCTTAAAAATGTAAATGAGAGAATAAAAATAGCTTATGGGAAGGATTATGGTCTTAAAATTGAAAGCAAGAAGGGAGAATTTACTAAGGTTACAATAACACTTCCTTATAATTCAATTTGA
- a CDS encoding response regulator, with the protein MRRVLIVDDEKLIRKGIRTILERNLGNLEITEAMNGKEALDLLLKDKYDILFIDIRLPVMDGITVLKKIQNIKQKPKIIIISGYDEFSYAKECMQLGARGYLLKPIDKKELLEFVQKLIYEIEEEEKSQRLLSFQRFMRTKMIESEVNNVIFSGIDINTFAKRLYDLDIKIDEQYLGIYLLFPLSNLDDNNFNFEEQKLNLNKIVPNDSYIITIYNQRRDMLILTKNLFSLQEINSLFENTYRKKVYIGIYNEMRRIDEIKLIYENASKAAIWAFLCQNQSEIYSNVLAKKYEALRISENIEKFKELILAGKRAEAIGFVENIFEKNILNFQLEDILNLTNEIYTKVIDWFCHHIPKKILDIHEFQNLNCIFNFQTFSEYVGHLKKFVIDSTKMISSLKGILNVKDEIDKAIDYINKNYNKDINMALVANYVSLNYYYFSTIFKEKTGMSFLDYLNKIRIEKAKELLVKTNLKIWEIAEKVGYKNPKHFARIFKDITGITPNEYRDAQKRLQK; encoded by the coding sequence ATGAGAAGGGTTTTGATTGTAGACGATGAGAAGTTAATTCGAAAAGGAATACGCACAATATTAGAAAGAAATCTTGGTAATTTAGAAATAACTGAGGCAATGAACGGCAAAGAAGCACTTGACTTACTTTTAAAGGACAAGTATGATATTCTGTTTATTGATATTAGACTACCAGTAATGGATGGAATAACTGTTCTAAAGAAAATACAGAACATCAAGCAAAAGCCAAAGATTATAATCATTAGTGGATATGATGAATTTAGTTACGCAAAAGAATGTATGCAGCTTGGTGCGAGGGGATATCTTTTAAAGCCAATTGATAAAAAGGAACTTTTAGAGTTTGTTCAAAAATTAATATATGAGATTGAAGAGGAAGAAAAAAGTCAACGACTTTTGTCTTTTCAGCGTTTTATGCGCACGAAAATGATAGAATCTGAGGTAAACAATGTTATCTTTTCGGGCATAGATATTAATACTTTTGCTAAAAGACTTTATGACCTTGATATTAAAATTGACGAACAATATTTGGGAATATACTTGTTATTTCCATTATCAAATTTGGATGATAACAATTTTAATTTTGAAGAACAGAAGCTAAATCTGAACAAAATAGTACCAAATGATAGTTATATTATCACAATATACAATCAAAGAAGAGATATGCTGATACTAACAAAAAATTTATTTTCACTTCAAGAGATAAATAGTCTTTTTGAAAATACATACAGAAAAAAAGTATATATCGGGATTTACAATGAGATGAGAAGGATAGATGAGATTAAACTCATATATGAAAATGCAAGTAAAGCAGCAATATGGGCGTTTTTGTGTCAAAACCAGTCTGAAATTTATTCTAATGTATTGGCGAAAAAATATGAAGCATTAAGGATAAGTGAAAATATAGAAAAATTTAAAGAACTTATTCTTGCTGGGAAGCGAGCTGAAGCAATTGGGTTTGTAGAAAATATTTTTGAAAAAAATATTTTGAATTTTCAATTAGAAGATATACTTAATCTTACAAATGAGATTTATACAAAGGTAATAGACTGGTTTTGTCATCATATCCCTAAGAAAATATTGGATATTCATGAATTTCAGAATTTAAATTGTATATTTAACTTTCAAACTTTCAGTGAATATGTAGGACATTTAAAAAAATTTGTTATTGATTCAACAAAGATGATAAGTTCACTAAAAGGTATATTAAATGTTAAAGATGAAATTGATAAGGCTATAGATTATATAAATAAAAACTATAATAAAGACATAAATATGGCACTTGTTGCAAACTATGTATCATTGAATTATTACTATTTTTCTACAATATTTAAAGAAAAAACTGGAATGAGTTTTTTAGACTATCTAAACAAAATAAGAATTGAAAAGGCAAAAGAACTTCTTGTAAAAACTAACCTCAAGATATGGGAGATTGCGGAAAAAGTTGGTTATAAAAATCCTAAACATTTCGCAAGGATATTTAAAGACATTACTGGAATTACTCCAAATGAATACAGAGATGCCCAAAAAAGATTACAAAAATAA